DNA from Pirellulales bacterium:
TTCAGGTTTTTGGCAAGGGGACGTTGGCCGCCCGGATTCCGTTTGCTTTGTGCGGACTGCTGACGGTGGCCATCCTCTACCGTTTCATTCGTCGCGAGTTCGACGATCCGTGGATGGCTTGGATCGCGGGTTTTCTGCTGGCCACCAATGTGTTTTGGGTGCTGCACATGCGGCAGTGCCGCTATTACGCGCCGTCTTGTCTGTTCATGCTGTTGACGGTGCTCGCCTATTTGCGTTGGCAAACGGCCGGACGGGGAGGAGCGATTCTATTCGTGCTGACGAGTTGGATCTGGTTCCAATTCGACTATGGCACGTTCTGGCCCGTGATCGGCTTATTGTTTCTCGATGGTGTGGTGTGTGCGTCTCGTTCTCGCGGGCGCGTGCTGCTGGTTTTCGCGGCGATCGGATTCACCGTGGCGCCGTGGGTGTGGTATTACGAGCTCTTCTCGCGTCTTAAAGAAACCATTTTCGATTGGCGTTATCGCTCGGCCGGTTCGTTGTTCAATTTCAATCAGTACGTCATTCCTTGGGTACTGCTGGTGCTGGCCGTCTGGTTGTTATGGTACGAGTGGAGCAAGTTGCGGCCGACACAACGTCGCTTCCTCTTTCTGTCGGCTGCCATCCTGGTCATCAATCTGGTGTGGGTAACGGTCGTTGCGCCGGCGCCCTATCTTCGATATATCGTGGGAAGCACTCCCTTTGCCGCAGCGTTGCTGGCGTTTGTTTGCGTGCGTGGGCTCCCGCATTTTCTTCCCGAAGGATGGTTGCCCTGGCGTTCTTGGGGGGCGATTGCCTTGGCGGCCTTGCTCACGTTTTCTCCCTTCTTTTCGCGGGTTGGTCTGGCGGTCATCCCGAAGCTCTCCTGGCGCGTCGAGGACATGGGTTACGTGGCACGCCAGGAGTGGCGTTGGCTGTACCTCGATCTGGCCGACGTGTTGCCCGACCCGAATCGCGATTTGATCGAACTGCTTCGTCCACGCTTGCGGCCCGAGGACGAGATTCTCATCACGTACGAAGACGTGCCGTTGATGTTCTATCTGCCGAATCGGGTACGAGGGGGCACCGCGTGCTTTCGCTTGCTTAGCGAAGGTCCACCGCCGCGATTCCTCGTTTCGCGCTCGATGGTGCCCTACCTCGATTTTCAATTCGAGGCGCTGAACGGCTATGTGGGGCGTCAACGCTGGTATCCGGTCGAACATCGTATCGTCGACACGAGAGCTGGTAATTGCCCGGATCCAACGATTCATTTCGCCCGCGACGTCGGCGACGGCCAATTCATCACCGTACGAGAGCATGCCTGGTATCGCGAACAGACGGACAAATGGCGCCCCTGAAGCGCCGGAAACGTTCACGAGGCCGTTCATGCCGGACATTACGGGTAGACGATTGGTTTTTGTATTGCGGCGAACGAATGTACCCGTTGAGGTACTGCACTAACGGGCGTTCCCCCGCACACAGGGGGTGGCGTCCTTCGGGTTTTTTATTCATCGAAAGTCGCAACTCCACTTTAACCACACTCCAGCGCGTGCTACTGTTTAGCTCATAAGAAAGTGGGCTAACCTTTTGATGGGAGTTCTGTGAATGGCAGCTCGAAAAGCTGGAAGCCGTGGACCCAGCAAGGCTCAGGCGATTCGCGATGTACTGAATGACAAGGGACACGACACGGCTCCCAAAGACGTCATTGCGATTCTCGCGCAAAAGAAGATCAAGGTTTCTGCGGCGCAGGTCAGCAATCTCAAAGCCGAGCTGGCGCGCAAGACGGGCTCGTATCAACCCAAACGCGGCCCCCGCAGCAAGGCGAATGGCGAAATCACGCTGAGCACGTTGAAGGCCGTCAAGGCGATGGCCGAGAAGTTGGGCGGCGTCGAGAAGACGCGGCAAGCCCTCGATGCGCTCGCGCAGCTCAGCTAGCCGACGTACTCTTCCGTGGCAGGCGGTCGCTGTTCGGCGATGCGCCGCGTGACGACGACGGACACACGACACAACCTGGAAGGTCGCTGCCGGAACTCTCGAGCAGCGGCCTTCTTTGTTTTTTCCTCTACTCGCCGACCACGGCGTCGCAGGGCGTGCGGCCATCTTCGCTCGATGCGGTACACCGGATGCCGCCAAGACGCGAAAACACTTCCCTTTTCAGCGTGCTCTGGTCGCTTGACCACTTTGCGCCGCGGGACCTATAATCCGCGCCTTGCCACGATCGCCCTGGTGTGCTGATCGAGCATCCCCGACCGTTTGCCCTCCGAACCGGACTTCGACGGCCCGACGACTCGCCTGTGAGCGTGGGCCGCGATTCATTTCGGGCCGGCCGTTTCCAATGTCGAACCGTGGCGCACTTTGTCGCGGTGAAGGAACAGTATGAAGATCCACGAATATCAGGCGAAACAGATTCTCCGCGAGGCGGGTGTCGCGGTGCCGCGCAACATCGTGGCACGTTCGTCCGCCGAGGCCGCCGAGGCCTTTCGCACGCTGGGGGGCTCGCTGGCCGTCGTCAAGGCACAGATCCACGCCGGCGGTCGGGGCAAGGGAACGGTCCAAGACAATCCCGCCCAGCGCGGCGTGCAGTTGGTCAAAAGCGCCGAGGAAGCGTCAAGCGTCGCTGAGAATCTGCTCGAGCACAAGCTGGTTACCATTCAAACCGGCGCCGAGGGACAGACGGTGCGACAGGTCCTCGTCGAAGAGGGCTGTGATATCGCCCGCGAGTTGTACCTGGGCATCGTCGTCGACCGAGCGGCCTCGAAGCCGGTCGTGATGGTGTCGAGCGAAGGGGGCATGAATATCGAAGAGGTGGCCGAGAAGACGCCGGAAAAGATCTTCAAGGCGGCCTTCGATCCCGATCGTGGCCTCGGTAGCTACCAGGTTCGCAAGCTGGCGGCCCTGTTGGGGCTGACGGGGGCCAGCGTCCGTTCGGCCGAGAAGTTCATGAAGGCCCTCTGCAAGGTCTTCGTCGAGAAGGATTGCAGCCTGGTCGAGATCAATCCCCTGGTGGTGACCGGCGCCGGCGAGTTGCTGGCGCTCGACGCCAAGATCACCTTCGACGACAACGCCCTGTTCCGCCATCCGGAACTGGCCGAGCTCCGTGACGTGGCCGAGGAGGATCCTTCGGAAGTGCGTGCCGGCAAGGCCGGCCTGAGCTACGTCAAGCTCGAGGGCAACATCGGCTGCCTGGTGAATGGCGCCGGCCTGGCCATGAGCACGATGGACCTCATCAAGCTGCACGGTGGCAACCCGGCCAACTTCCTCGACGTCGGCGGCGGCGCGAATGTCGAGCAGGTGACCGAGGCCTTTCGCATTCTGCTGTCCGATCCGAACGTGAAGGCCGTGTTGGTCAACATCTTCGGCGGCATCATGCGCTGCACGACGATCGCCACCGCGGTCGTCGAAGCGTACAAGACCGTGGGCTTCAACGTGCCGCTGGTCGTGCGGCTGGAAGGCACCGAGGTGGAAGAAGGCCGCAAGATCCTCGCCGGCAGCGGCGTGGCGATCATCTCGGCCGAAGGACTCACCGACGCGGCCAAGAAGGTTGTCGCGGCGGCGGGCTAGGACCACGTTCCCTCGAACACAAGCGCGTAAACTGGACTCTCGGAACATGAGCATCCTGATCGACAAGGACACGCGGGTCATCTGCCAGGGTATCACCGGCAAGGTGGGGCAGTTCCATACCCGCGGTTGCAAGGAATACGGCACGAAGATGGTCGGCGGCGTCACGCCCGGCAAGGGGGGCGAGACGGTCGAAGGCGTGCCCGTGTTCGACACCGTGCATGAAGCGGTGGAGCAGACCGGCGCCAACGCGACGATGATCTTCGTGCCCCCCGCTTTTACCGCCGATGCGATTCTCGAAGCGGTCGATGCCGGTATTCCCACGGTGGTGGCCATTACGGAAGGCGTGCCCGTGCTCGACATGGTGCGCGTGTACGATGCCGTGAAGCGCAGCAAGTCGGTGCTCGTGGGACCGAACTGTCCGGGGGTCATCACGCCCGAGCAGTGCAAGATCGGCATCATGCCGGGCTACATTCACAAGGCGGGTCCGGTGGGGGTCATGAGCCGCTC
Protein-coding regions in this window:
- a CDS encoding glycosyltransferase family 39 protein, which produces MPASTRRFVSWGELAAIALLALIASGLLFWHLGRRYLWQDEAATGVLAERMLEFGRPLGYDGRNLITMDVTADRDRIGLERRIRDPEVAIAYFVARGDFKPDTTWIGQPWGQFVLTAASFQVFGKGTLAARIPFALCGLLTVAILYRFIRREFDDPWMAWIAGFLLATNVFWVLHMRQCRYYAPSCLFMLLTVLAYLRWQTAGRGGAILFVLTSWIWFQFDYGTFWPVIGLLFLDGVVCASRSRGRVLLVFAAIGFTVAPWVWYYELFSRLKETIFDWRYRSAGSLFNFNQYVIPWVLLVLAVWLLWYEWSKLRPTQRRFLFLSAAILVINLVWVTVVAPAPYLRYIVGSTPFAAALLAFVCVRGLPHFLPEGWLPWRSWGAIALAALLTFSPFFSRVGLAVIPKLSWRVEDMGYVARQEWRWLYLDLADVLPDPNRDLIELLRPRLRPEDEILITYEDVPLMFYLPNRVRGGTACFRLLSEGPPPRFLVSRSMVPYLDFQFEALNGYVGRQRWYPVEHRIVDTRAGNCPDPTIHFARDVGDGQFITVREHAWYREQTDKWRP
- the sucC gene encoding ADP-forming succinate--CoA ligase subunit beta — its product is MKIHEYQAKQILREAGVAVPRNIVARSSAEAAEAFRTLGGSLAVVKAQIHAGGRGKGTVQDNPAQRGVQLVKSAEEASSVAENLLEHKLVTIQTGAEGQTVRQVLVEEGCDIARELYLGIVVDRAASKPVVMVSSEGGMNIEEVAEKTPEKIFKAAFDPDRGLGSYQVRKLAALLGLTGASVRSAEKFMKALCKVFVEKDCSLVEINPLVVTGAGELLALDAKITFDDNALFRHPELAELRDVAEEDPSEVRAGKAGLSYVKLEGNIGCLVNGAGLAMSTMDLIKLHGGNPANFLDVGGGANVEQVTEAFRILLSDPNVKAVLVNIFGGIMRCTTIATAVVEAYKTVGFNVPLVVRLEGTEVEEGRKILAGSGVAIISAEGLTDAAKKVVAAAG
- the sucD gene encoding succinate--CoA ligase subunit alpha, producing MSILIDKDTRVICQGITGKVGQFHTRGCKEYGTKMVGGVTPGKGGETVEGVPVFDTVHEAVEQTGANATMIFVPPAFTADAILEAVDAGIPTVVAITEGVPVLDMVRVYDAVKRSKSVLVGPNCPGVITPEQCKIGIMPGYIHKAGPVGVMSRSGTLTYEAVFQLSGLGLGQSTCVGLGGDPIVGTSFIDLLKMFEADPKTEAILMMGEIGGTAEEEAAAYVKQHVTKPVAAFIAGRAAPPGKRMGHAGAIISGGKGTAAEKVAALEAAGIAVAESPADMGTAMVRAIKAKR